The genomic window TATAAGCTAAAATAATATTAATTTTATAATTGTTAATTTTAGTTAAGGTTCAATTGATTAACATTTTGGAAGATAAAAGAATTTTATTATTGTAAGATTTGGACTTGTTTTTATCATATAATATATTGCGCCGTAAATAAAAAAAGCCCCTTATCTTTAGAATAATTTTAAAAAAATATATTTTTTATATATAGGACAGAAAATATATTTAATTATTTTACTAATCTATTTATATTTCCTATTTGCTTTTTACCACAATTATCTTAAAATTTTTTATTAATATTTTATAATTAATAAAAAAATGGAGGATTAATCCTCCAATAAACTTAGCTTCATTACTGCTTAGGCTGCTACATTTTTTTCTTTAAATAATTTTGTTGTTCACGCTAATGAATTGAAAACTATTAAAATTATACTAACAATAAACAACATAGTAATAATAACTATAGTTCCTGTGCTAACATACGGAACTGGTTCAAGACCTTTAAATAAATTAGCGTTAATATCAACCAACATAATAGCAATCATTAATGTACCCAATAATAACAATACAGCGATTATGATGTCAAATATTTTACCCAAAATTATCAAGACTGATATTTTCTTTTTCACATTTCCCATAACAACTAAACCAATTGTTAATAATACATCAAGGAGTGAAAATAAGAACACAAAAAGTGTACCCCCTCATATATGTAAACCAATTGTAAGATCTTTTGCTGTTGCGAACGAATCCTTTAGATTCTTCATAGATGTGGTTGCGGTTGCGGTTGTTCCATCAAGACTTTGTTTTGGAACATACCACCCCCAACCCTTTAGTGTTATACTTATAGAATAACCATTTTCTTCACCAGTGAATTCAATTCCAGCACCAACAGATAGTACGATTATTAAAATAAAAAATATAACACTAAATACTAATTTTGTATAAACTTTTCCCATTCTCTTCCCTTCTAATATAAATATTTTACATTTTTTAAAAAAAATGAGTAATATTTTTTTGCTTTTTATTGTATTTTTTAAAAAATATATAGCAAAAAATGTAATATCTTTGAGAAAACTAAATTTAGTGGATATTAAAATTGAACCAAATTTCTATATTCATATTAAATAATTACTGTTTCGAATAAGATTTTTTAAAAATATAAATTATTTTATTTTATTTTTTTTTGAAAAAAAACACAATAAATTGTTGAAATTTATAATCAATAATATATAATAAAAATGTGGGGAGTATAGATTGCTATTAATCTATATTTCTCATGTAAATATAGTTAAGATGGTTATAATATTTTGTAGGTTAATAAATAGACTATTAACTTGCGTAATTTATTATTGTAGATGTTTGTATTGCTTATAAGTTATTGTTTCGTATTCTGTTAATATTTTATTTATTTATTTTTCATTCAATAGGATTAGTTTCTTTCATTTTTCATAATTATTAATATTCTACATATAAATTATTTATATGTAGATTTTTTTTGTATTAAAATTTATATTTTTTTACTTAATTAAATATATTTAGTTATATATTTAAAAAAAATAAAGCATAAAGCTTTATTTTTATTGATTAATAAAATTATTAGCATCTTTATTCTCAATATTTATACATTAAAGTCAATTTTATTAAATTTTTTAATATTTAGAAAAGATAAAAAACTTGTTACAACAATGGACACAACAATAAAAATGCTAGCTTTTATATAATTGTGCTTGGCATGGGTACACATTAACAAGTATTGTGGTTGTTTTTGATAAATATTTCATTGATCAGTTCTAACATTGTCAAACTGGTTTCCCATAAGATTAACAATATCTATATAAAAGAAAAATTTCGCAGCAAAACCTTCAACAAGGTGATAGTATATTATTTTGTCTATAGCATAAATAAAAATTATAAATAATGTAACAAAGAAAAATGTGAAATTTGCAATTTTAATTTTTTGGTATAAATATAAGTAAGCTAAGGCGTAAGCGCTTGTGAACATAATGACAGATATTAAAAATGAAATTAATTGTACAAAATAATTAAAATAATCTGTTGTATTTAAATTTTCATTTCTAAATAATAATATAAAAGTAAATAAAATTACAGGAGTAATTATAATTAGCATTTCTATATAAATACATATCATTTTACTAAAGAATAACCTATTTCTAGACATGGGCGTTGTTAATCATATAGTCATTTTTTTAGAATAAGATTCTAAATAAAAATGGATTGAAAAGGATAACATAAAATAAAATAATAAATAGACAAGCAATGGTCCAGATAATAAGAAATATATAATATTGTTAACGCCTAAAAAATAATGCTTATTAGAACCTAAACTTTTATCTATGTAATAAACTTCTTGGAAGTGTATTTTCTCAAAAAGAGTCCCATTACCTTCGTGAGTTGAATATACAATTGTAAAAATTTGAAACATAACACCCATAACAACAGCAAAAAACACCAATATTATTATTCAGTCATTTATCAGTGTTCAATTAATAATCACAAGCATTTTATTCTTTATTTTAAACATATTCCCCCCCTTTTTTTTCTAAATCATTCGGTTTTTATTAAAAATCGCTACTGTTTCTTTTAATTATAATTTAGTAAAAAATATTATAACTATATAATAATGTTATTTCTTTAAAATATCTTTTAAAAACTTAAATATGAAAATCAGTTTTATTAAATTTATCAATATTAAGAATTCAAATAAGCACAATTAATGGAATTGTTATTATTGTAAATACTAGAGCCTGAATATAATTATGCTTTGGTTTTATATTCATTAGAACAATACTTGGATTTTGATTATAATGTTCTCAAATATTTGTTTTAATTACATCAAACTGATTCCCGTATAAATTAAAAATGTCAATATATGAAATTATTTTAGATGCATTGTTATAGTCACCTTTATAAAATAGTAACTTGTCAATAACAAATATTAACAAAAGTAGCGCATTTACAAAAAACAATAAAAAGTTAACAATCTTTATATGATCTATTAAATACAAATAAACTAATGACATTATTAATGTATAACATAACAAAAATACAAGAAATGTAGTCAACTGAATAAAATAATCACAAAAATACATAATATCCAAGTCTTCATTGCTAAAAAATATAATAATTGAAGCTGTAATAACGGTTGAAAAAATAATTAACATTTCCGAATAAATAGCTAAAAGCTTACTAAGAAACAATTTATTCCTTGAAATCGGCATAGTTAACCATATATATATCTTTTTAGATTGTGATGATAAAATGAAATGTATTGTAAAGGATATAATAAAATAAAAAGCCAGAAAAATTATTATTGGTCCAGAAAATAGCATGTAGATTATAGTGTTCTTGCCTATATAGTATTTAATACTGGGATTATCATTTTTTTGATAATAATAATCAAAAAAATGATTATTAAGAAAAATAGGATAATTTTGATTATTATGAGGCCCATGGGAATATGAATTTAATTGTGACATCAAAGCACAACCAATAAACACAAAAACTAAGATTAAAATTCAATCATCTTTTATAGAATTAATAATTATTAATGATATTTTTTTATTTTTATTCATAACTAGCACCTTTATATCATCAAAATTTAAATACTAATATTATTTGAAAATACTATTGGAATCAAAACTAAATAATTCCTTAAATTTATTTTCGATATTTGAGATATTGTCTCTATCGGCAATAAACTCATCTATAACTTTACCTTCTTTAAGAAAACATACAATATCACAAACAGCTTCAATTTCTTGGAATATATGTGAACACAATAAAATTGTTTTTTTCATTTTTTTATTTAAATTTAATAACAAATCATTAAATTTTAATTGCATCAGCGGGTCTAGACCAGATGTTGGCTCATCAAGTATAATATAATCTGGGTCGTGCATAAGTGCTGAAATTATTGCCAATTTCTGTTTATTACCTTTTGATAACATTTTAATTTTTGTATTTAAATCAACATCAAAATAGGTAATTAGATTATCAAGAAAATCTCTATTTATACCATTTTTTGTATGTTCAACTAATTTAATAAAACTTCTTCCTGTCATTTTTTCATACATTGTTACCTCACCAGAAACATAACCCACTTTATCCATAATTATTTTTGAATTATTTCATGTGTTTACATCATCGATTACAACCTCACCAATTTGAGGTTTTACAAAACCCATGATCATTCTAATGAGAGTGGTTTTCCCAGCACCGTTTGGGCCGATAATACCATAGATTTGACCCTTATTTATGCTAATATTTACATTAAAAACCCCTTTTTTATTACCATAATCCTTGGTAATATCCTTAATGAACATATTTGTAATTCCCTTCTATAAATTTGATATAAATTTTTTTTATATTATATCACCACAAAATATAATACAATAGTATTCTGATCATTTTTTAGCAATAATTGTAATTTATTAGTTAGAAAAAATGGCTCTAAGTAGACCGGTTAATCTAGGACTATTCTACTTTTTTCTTTGCTAAATTATAATTTATTTCCTTTATTCAATTTTAATTTTTAACAATTTTTTGGAAACAATTACAAAAATGTTTCATATCTCTTACTGAATGATTTAAAAACTAAGTGCAATTCAGCACACTTAACATTCCTTAAGTTTACTTACTACTAAAAATTTACAAAATTATTTAGACATAAATTAAAAATTTTTAATTATCTTTTAACCAAATTTAAAAGTTGATGATTTTTCGTCAATTTTATTATAGACGTTCAATATCAATCCTTAAATAATCAAAGTAAATAAAACACCAAATATGAATATTCCAAATTTATTTTCATACACATTAATGCAGATTTAATTAATTTATTTTCTTCGAAAAAACAAATGTTATGTTATGAAGTGTTGTTCCGATTAAATCTATAATAATTTCTCTTATTTTGGGAATTAATTCTTGAGGAGCAAAAACAATCTCGTCGCGGTTATTTGGAGAAAATATTGTGATTCTAATATCAATAATAGTTCCTTTGGGAATAGAAACTTCGGATCCAAGAATTTCAATCCCGCTTGTAGATGCGTTAACTATATCTTCAACTATTCTTCCTATAACTCTTTCTGCAATATAAAAATTTCCTTTTTCGTTATATAAAAATGTAATGTACATAAATATCCCCCATTTTT from Spiroplasma endosymbiont of Aspidapion aeneum includes these protein-coding regions:
- a CDS encoding ATP-binding cassette domain-containing protein, whose product is MFIKDITKDYGNKKGVFNVNISINKGQIYGIIGPNGAGKTTLIRMIMGFVKPQIGEVVIDDVNTWNNSKIIMDKVGYVSGEVTMYEKMTGRSFIKLVEHTKNGINRDFLDNLITYFDVDLNTKIKMLSKGNKQKLAIISALMHDPDYIILDEPTSGLDPLMQLKFNDLLLNLNKKMKKTILLCSHIFQEIEAVCDIVCFLKEGKVIDEFIADRDNISNIENKFKELFSFDSNSIFK